One Misgurnus anguillicaudatus chromosome 22, ASM2758022v2, whole genome shotgun sequence DNA segment encodes these proteins:
- the LOC141358763 gene encoding uncharacterized protein: MEYSVLVAELMAKYKSPEDFKNFITEKDAKIKHLEEQRESLLSEKDKIIQDKANMSQKLEIKDMALKENDRHLKDMNDKLLQTTKELKEKQNQLEEKETQIDNMKKLMSEKERLLENTSKELETSKHQLETLGNELDEKKTKFTYQEKTLQEHKQQQKQSGQEIKNLHSKLERLKNELEHLEDTEKLLDERETQIKDLEKSKEMALEEKDKLLKKSNDKLLQTTREIEEKNKLMSEKERLLENTVKELETSKYQLETLRNELQEMKTQLDEQKNKFTHQEKILQEHKQQQSDQENKNLHSELERLKSELSTHLSELNEKGKRLKDTEKLLVEREAQIKDLEKSKETALEEKDKLLNKSNDKLLQTTREIEEKQTEIEEKNKLMSEKERLLENTVKELETSKHQVETLKNELQENNSKLQLLLEENKLLKSSVSTAPIRRKNSMEKNPPTMSGETASVLVSGSELRLVLLGSAGSVKSASVNIILNREKKIQTDTSTEIQQSESRQGEVNGKQVTVVETPDWFCSGLSLEEVREDVRLCVRLSAPGPHAFLLIIPVQQSTGVERAMLEKMEEIWGDRCWRNTMILFTVTDEEQKKNIEDFVQSGNQEVQRLVEKCGNRFHCLNIHQSGDDSQISELLEKIEKMMEGNTERFYSSEIYLEIESQIRAMERKIMRDREERKEREEREIKEKIEKEVQRSLKKIEGVIEEHEGDIQHLSERTSELERQMTEEKDEEKKKELKKELEKEREKRSKLERKINKLKDQREREKVELEEKHRQEMEEIKQMYEGEMRVETERNLMKIILPELQRNILESKSKMQDEFNRQMEEKNRQMEEKNREIETLNDNYSKVWDLYESAMKQNVQE; encoded by the exons ATGGAATATTCTGTTCTTGTGGCAG AGTTGATGGCAAAATACAAGAGTCCTGAAGATTTTAAAAACTTCATAACTGAAAAGGATGCAAAGATTAAACATCTTGAGGAGCAAAGAGAAAGCCTTCTTTCAGAAAAAGATAAAATCATACAGGACAAAGCTAATATGTCCCAGAAGCTTGAAATAAAGGACATGGCATTAAAGGAAAATGACAGACATCTTAAAGACATGAATGATAAACTGCTACAAACAACTAAAGAGCTTAAGGAGAAACAGAATCAGCTTGAGGAGAAAGAGACACAAATTGACAATATGAAAAAACTGATGAGTGAGAAAGAGAGACTTCTGGAGAACACAAGCAAAGAACTAGAAACCAGTAAACATCAACTGGAAACACTGGGAAATGAACTAGATGAAAAGAAAACTAAATTCACTTATCAGGAGAAAACACTGCAAGAACACAAACAACAGCAGAAACAATCTG gtCAAGAAATCAAAAACCTGCATTCTAAACTAGAAAGACTGAAAAACG AGTTGGAACATTTGGAAGATACTGAGAAACTTCTAGATGAAAGAGAGACACAAATTAAAGATCTTGAGAAGAGCAAAGAAATGGCTTTAGAGGAGAAGGACAAActtctaaaaaaatcaaatgataAACTATTACAAACAACCAGAGAgattgaagaaaaaaataaactgatgagtgagaaagagagactgctggaaaacacaGTCAAAGAACTGGAAACCAGTAAATATCAGCTGGAGACACTGAGAAATGAACTACAGGAGATGAAGACACAACTGgatgaacaaaaaaataaattcactCATCAAGAGAAAATACTACAAgaacacaaacaacaacaatctG atcaagaaaacaaaaatctgCATTCTGAACTAGAACGACTGAAAAGTGAGTTATCTACACATTTATCTG AGTTGAATGAAAAAGGCAAACGTTTGAAAGATACTGAGAAACTTTTAGTTGAAAGAGAAGCACAGATTAAAGATCTTGAGAAGAGCAAAGAAACGGCTTTAGAAGAAAAGGACAAACTtctaaataaatcaaatgataAACTATTACAAACAACCAGAGAGATTGaggaaaaacaaacagaaattgaagaaaaaaataaattgatgaGTGAGAAAGAGCGACTGCTGGAGAACACAGTCAAAGAACTGGAAACCAGTAAACATCAAGTGGAGACACTTAAAAATGAACTACAAGAAAATAACAGCAAACTACAACTACTGCTGGAGGAAAACAAACTACTGAAGAGTTCTG TCTCAACAGCACCCATAAGAAGAAAAAACAGCATGGAGAAGAATCCTCCAACGA TGAGTGGAGAAACAGCTTCAGTGTTGGTTTCTGGATCAGAGCTCAGGTTGGTTCTGCTGGGGAGTGCTGGATCTGTGAAGAGTGCATCAGTAAACATCATCCTGAACAGAGAGAAGAAGATCCAGACTGATACATCAACAGAGATCCAGCAGAGTGAGAGCAGACAGGGGGAGGTGAATGGGAAGCAGGTGACTGTGGTGGAAACTCCTGACTGGTTTTGCTCTGGTCTCTCTCTGGAGGAGGTGAGAGAGGATGTGAGACTCTGTGTCCGTCTGTCTGCTCCAGGACCTCACGCCTTCCTCCTGATCATACCAGTACAACAATCTACTGGAGTAGAGAGAGCAATGCTGGAGAAAATGGAGGAGATTTGGGGTGACAGATGCTGGAGGAACACCATGATCCTTTTTACTGTCACTGATGAAGAACAAAAGAAGAACATTGAGGATTTTGTCCAGTCAGGGAATCAGGAGGTCCAGAGACTTGTAGAGAAATGTGGGAACAGGTTTCACTGTCTCAACATTCATCAGAGTGGAGATGATTCACAGATCTCAGAGCTGCTGGAGAAGATTGAGAAGATGATGGAAGGAAACACAGAGAGATTTTACAGCAGTGAGATCTACCTGGAGATTGAGTCTCAGATCAGAGCGATGGAGAGAAAGATTATGAGAGACAGAGaggagagaaaagagagagaggaaagagagataaaagaaaaaatagaAAAGGAGGTGCAGAGGTCCCTGAAAAAGATAGAGGGAGTGATTGAGGAACATGAAGGAGATATTCAACACCTTTCTGAGAGAACAAGTGAACTAGAGAGACAGATGACAGAAGAAAAAGATGAAGAGAAGAAGAAAGAACTAAAGAAAGAGTTGGAAAAAGAGAGGGAGAAGAGATCAAAGCTGGAGAGAAAGATTAACAAACTGAAagatcagagagagagagaaaaggttGAGCTGGAGGAGAAACACAGACAGGAGATGGAGGAGATCAAGCAGATGTATGAAGGAGAGATGAGGGTGGAGACAGAGAGAAACCTCATGAAGATCATCCTACCTGAACTCCAGAGAAACATTTTGGAATCAAAGTCAAAGATGCAGGACGAGTTTAACAGACAGATGGAGGAGAAGAACAGACAGATGGAGGAGAAGAACAGAGAGATAGAGACACTCAATGACAATTATTCAAAAGTATGGGACCTTTATGAGTCGGCAATGAAGCAAAACGttcaagaataa